A window of Zingiber officinale cultivar Zhangliang chromosome 5A, Zo_v1.1, whole genome shotgun sequence contains these coding sequences:
- the LOC121981907 gene encoding uncharacterized protein LOC121981907: MFEILNLILQNVEEVVLKRVCFFLARRQRTSPSPQRTAALRERTDKACATFPALPKATTSPHRHFPKLAPPSTGHSLPILSHHHRRPHRLHLPPLRDRHRRFDLLSAAILHQPRHRCCSRPTTANPLTPPRFYDRRNPQRYSFSPSLFRKSNPPII; the protein is encoded by the exons ATGTTTGAGATATTGAATTTGATCCTGCAAAATGTCGAAGAAGTCGTTTTAAAGAGG gtTTGTTTTTTTCTCGCGAGGCGGCAGCGGACGTCGCCTAGCCCCCAGCGAACAGCCGCCCTCCGCGAACGGACGGATAAGGCATGCGCCACCTTCCCTGCCCTACCCAAGGCCACCACGTCGCCCCACCGCCATTTTCCAAAGCTGGCACCGCCCTCCACCGGCCATTCCCTTCCTATCCTGAGCCACCACCACCGGCGTCCCCACCGACTCCATCTCCCCCCTTTGCGTGACCGCCACCGCCGCTTCGATCTCCTCTCGGCCGCCATCCTCCACCAACCCCGCCACCGCTGCTGTAGCCGCCCGACCACTGCCAACCCACTGACACCGCCCCGTTTCTACGATCGCCGTAACCCTCAACGATATTCGTTTTCCCCTTCGCTCTTTAGAAAATCAAACCCACCTATTAtctaa
- the LOC121981908 gene encoding dynein light chain LC6, flagellar outer arm-like: MLEGKAMIQDTDMPLKMQLQAMSCASVALDLFDVLDCKSIAAHIKKEFDLSYGPGWQCVVGSNFGCFFTHTRGTFIYFCLETLNFLIFKGAAAGGSGG, encoded by the exons ATGTTGGAAGGAAAGGCAATGATCCAGGACACAGACATGCCACTGAAGATGCAGCTGCAAGCCATGTCTTGTGCCTCTGTAGCTCTTGACCTCTTTGATGTTCTTGACTGCAAGAGCATAGCTGCTCACATCAAGAAG GAGTTTGATCTAAGTTATGGACCTGGATGGCAGTGCGTGGTGGGTTCCAACTTTGGTTGTTTCTTCACCCACACAAGGGGCACCTTCATCTACTTCTGCCTGGAAACTCTCAACTTTCTCATCTTCAAGGGAGCTGCTGCTGGTGGTAGTGGTGGTTAG